One window from the genome of Spirosoma rhododendri encodes:
- a CDS encoding GatB/YqeY domain-containing protein, whose protein sequence is MSLKQQIDADIKQAMLAKDQDKLRALRAVKSMILLEETKEGQSGDLKPEDETRILTKAVKQRKDSADIYRQQNRADLLSVEEAEIAVIEQYLPKQLSEDELKAKLQAIITRVGASAPSDMGKVMGAATKELAGQADGKAISAAVKSLLN, encoded by the coding sequence ATGTCTCTCAAACAACAAATCGACGCCGATATTAAGCAGGCCATGCTGGCTAAAGATCAGGACAAGTTGCGCGCACTGCGGGCCGTAAAATCCATGATTCTGCTTGAAGAAACTAAAGAAGGCCAATCTGGCGACCTGAAACCAGAAGACGAAACCCGGATTCTAACCAAAGCCGTGAAGCAGCGGAAAGATTCGGCCGACATCTACCGGCAGCAAAACCGCGCCGACCTGCTCAGCGTGGAAGAAGCCGAAATCGCGGTGATCGAGCAGTACCTGCCCAAGCAACTGTCGGAAGACGAGCTGAAGGCCAAATTACAGGCCATTATCACCCGCGTCGGTGCGTCGGCCCCGTCGGATATGGGTAAGGTGATGGGCGCTGCCACGAAAGAGCTGGCCGGTCAGGCCGATGGTAAGGCGATCTCTGCGGCCGTAAAAAGTCTTTTAAATTAA
- a CDS encoding lysophospholipid acyltransferase family protein, with product MHYIKPTKFSFLPRFLMPLDVLGLFERDPFGNSLLLRRMIIGIVGWVTYGRYTVVNRIQIEGTEHLENLPINNVLFLSNHQTYFADVIAFFQIFCAVKWGFKNTLLPPMYLLGPRARQYYVAAAETMNQGLLPRILGQAGALTIERSWRADGRDVKREVDTSANDKIATALQHGWVVSFPQGTTKSYAPVRKGTGHLVKNLDPIVIPVVINGFRRAFDKKGLRLKKRNTLLTVRFKAPLQISPDDTVDDIVAKVRHAIEQDTPEWVK from the coding sequence ATGCACTACATCAAGCCGACGAAATTCAGCTTCCTACCTCGCTTCCTGATGCCACTTGATGTGCTGGGTTTGTTTGAGCGCGATCCGTTCGGCAACTCGCTACTACTGCGCCGGATGATTATCGGTATAGTCGGTTGGGTTACGTATGGGCGCTACACGGTCGTCAACCGGATTCAGATCGAAGGAACGGAGCATCTGGAAAATCTGCCGATCAACAACGTCCTGTTTTTATCGAATCACCAGACCTATTTCGCTGATGTGATCGCCTTTTTTCAGATTTTCTGCGCGGTAAAATGGGGGTTCAAAAACACGCTGCTGCCGCCCATGTACCTGTTGGGGCCACGCGCCCGGCAATACTATGTAGCTGCTGCCGAGACAATGAATCAGGGCTTACTGCCGCGTATTCTGGGGCAGGCCGGGGCACTAACCATCGAACGGTCATGGCGGGCCGATGGACGTGATGTAAAGCGGGAAGTCGATACGTCGGCCAATGACAAGATTGCCACGGCACTTCAACACGGCTGGGTCGTGAGTTTTCCGCAGGGGACAACCAAGTCGTATGCCCCCGTTCGCAAGGGCACGGGACACCTGGTCAAAAACCTCGACCCAATCGTGATTCCGGTCGTAATCAATGGATTCCGCCGGGCGTTCGACAAAAAAGGACTACGCTTAAAAAAAAGAAACACACTGCTGACAGTGCGTTTTAAAGCTCCATTACAAATCAGCCCCGACGACACCGTCGATGACATCGTTGCTAAAGTCCGCCACGCCATCGAGCAAGACACGCCGGAGTGGGTCAAGTGA
- the rlmN gene encoding 23S rRNA (adenine(2503)-C(2))-methyltransferase RlmN has translation MKQDIRKQTVPQLTDWLKQHGEQGFRAKQIHEWLWKKSAQSFEQMSNLSVQTRALLAEHFEIRSLSVHQEQRSNDGTIKSSFQLYDGNLVEGVLIPALRHDDQDRMTACVSSQVGCSLTCKFCATGYMDRKRNLDAAEIYDQVVAIDRQAKQNYDVPLSNIVYMGMGEPLLNYKNVLESVDRITSPTGLGMSPKRITVSTAGIAKMIRQLGDDQVKFNLALSLHAANDTKRDTIMPINESNTLEALGDALSYFYQKTGTRITFEYILFYNFNDTLQDAQELWRFTKRVPAKVNIIEYNPIAEANFKSTDPQTLDKFAGYLDSKGVIVNVRRSRGKDIDAACGQLAGKEKGTVKQTV, from the coding sequence ATGAAACAGGATATTCGCAAGCAAACCGTACCGCAACTGACTGACTGGCTTAAGCAGCATGGCGAGCAGGGATTTCGGGCCAAACAGATTCACGAGTGGCTCTGGAAAAAGTCAGCGCAGTCGTTTGAGCAGATGAGCAATCTGTCGGTGCAGACGCGCGCGCTGCTAGCTGAGCATTTCGAGATTCGGTCCCTGTCGGTGCATCAGGAGCAGCGCAGCAACGACGGTACGATCAAATCGTCGTTTCAGCTGTACGATGGAAATCTGGTTGAGGGTGTGTTGATACCGGCGCTGCGCCACGACGACCAGGATCGCATGACCGCCTGCGTGTCGAGTCAGGTAGGATGCTCGCTGACGTGTAAGTTCTGCGCTACGGGCTACATGGACCGCAAGCGAAACCTCGATGCCGCCGAGATCTACGATCAGGTAGTAGCGATCGATCGACAGGCCAAACAGAATTACGACGTGCCGCTGTCGAACATCGTATATATGGGCATGGGCGAGCCACTGCTCAACTACAAAAACGTGCTGGAATCCGTCGACCGGATTACCTCGCCGACGGGGCTGGGCATGTCGCCGAAGCGAATTACGGTGTCGACGGCGGGTATTGCCAAGATGATCCGGCAGCTGGGTGATGATCAGGTGAAATTCAATCTGGCCCTGTCGCTGCACGCAGCCAACGACACCAAGCGCGACACCATTATGCCCATCAACGAAAGCAATACGCTGGAAGCATTGGGCGACGCGCTGAGTTATTTCTACCAGAAAACCGGCACCCGCATCACGTTCGAGTACATCCTGTTCTACAATTTCAACGACACGCTACAGGACGCGCAGGAACTGTGGCGGTTTACGAAGCGCGTACCGGCGAAGGTGAACATCATCGAATACAACCCGATCGCCGAAGCCAATTTCAAAAGTACGGACCCCCAGACGCTCGATAAATTCGCCGGTTATCTGGATAGTAAGGGTGTGATTGTAAACGTTCGCCGGAGCCGGGGTAAGGATATCGACGCGGCCTGTGGTCAACTGGCAGGTAAAGAGAAGGGCACCGTAAAACAGACTGTCTGA
- a CDS encoding inorganic phosphate transporter, with protein sequence MFGLETDVFILLFISLFAACAFEFVNGFHDTANAVATVIYTNSLKPTVAVVWSGICNFAGVLLGGIGVAMGIVNLLPVELLVDQNVYHSVAMVMALLLSAIIWNVGTWYFGLPSSSSHTLIGSILGVGLAFSTMPENTEGGSAVNWEKAIETGEALLLSPLLGFSLVIVLMFLIRKIVPEETKDQLFKEPKKNTPPPSWIRGILVATCSLVSFFHGSNDGQKGVGLIMLILIGIVPFQFAVNPNIDPKLLQSNITGIEQTIAALNPAQLSSVNRERLAETKQELANLRTLVASSQTTNNQISKEKRLNVRRDLLLINSHMSKISVDEGANLSPNQMKMLRDSLGEEKGIRRFTDYAPLWVIFMVALSLGLGTMIGWRRIVVTVGEKIGKQHLTYAQGASAELVAALMIALSSWRHLPVSTTHILSSGIAGSMVANKGVKNLQFGTVRNIALAWVLTLPVSILLSFTLYTVFRWLI encoded by the coding sequence ATGTTTGGATTAGAAACGGACGTTTTTATCCTCCTCTTCATCAGTCTTTTTGCTGCCTGCGCGTTTGAATTCGTCAACGGGTTTCACGACACGGCCAACGCTGTAGCCACCGTTATTTACACTAATTCGCTGAAGCCAACCGTGGCCGTCGTCTGGTCGGGTATCTGCAACTTTGCCGGGGTACTGCTGGGCGGTATCGGCGTCGCGATGGGTATTGTCAACCTGCTGCCCGTCGAACTGCTGGTCGATCAGAACGTATATCACAGCGTTGCAATGGTCATGGCCCTGCTGCTTAGCGCCATTATCTGGAACGTCGGTACGTGGTACTTTGGCCTGCCTAGTTCCAGCTCACACACACTCATCGGTTCTATTTTGGGCGTCGGCCTAGCGTTCTCGACCATGCCGGAAAATACGGAAGGCGGTTCAGCTGTCAACTGGGAGAAAGCCATCGAAACGGGTGAGGCATTACTGCTGTCGCCCCTGCTGGGTTTCAGCCTAGTTATTGTGCTGATGTTTCTGATCCGCAAGATCGTACCGGAAGAAACGAAAGATCAGCTGTTCAAAGAGCCGAAGAAAAACACCCCGCCACCGTCCTGGATTCGGGGTATTCTGGTTGCTACCTGTTCGCTGGTTAGCTTCTTCCACGGCAGCAACGACGGTCAGAAGGGTGTGGGCCTGATTATGCTGATTCTGATCGGTATCGTACCGTTTCAATTCGCCGTCAATCCCAACATTGATCCCAAACTGCTGCAAAGCAATATCACCGGTATCGAACAGACAATTGCCGCACTGAACCCTGCTCAGCTATCGTCGGTAAACCGGGAAAGGCTGGCGGAGACGAAGCAGGAGCTGGCTAATCTGAGAACACTCGTTGCCAGTTCACAAACGACCAACAACCAGATTTCGAAGGAAAAACGGCTCAACGTTCGGCGCGATCTGTTGCTGATCAACAGCCACATGAGCAAGATCTCGGTTGATGAGGGCGCCAATCTAAGCCCGAATCAGATGAAAATGCTGCGCGACAGTCTGGGCGAAGAAAAGGGCATTCGTCGCTTTACTGACTACGCTCCTTTGTGGGTAATCTTTATGGTGGCGCTGTCGCTGGGTCTGGGTACGATGATCGGCTGGCGCCGGATCGTAGTGACGGTGGGCGAGAAAATTGGTAAGCAGCACCTGACCTACGCACAGGGCGCATCTGCCGAGCTGGTCGCTGCGCTGATGATCGCGCTGTCGTCGTGGCGGCACCTGCCCGTCAGTACTACCCACATCCTGTCGTCGGGTATTGCGGGTAGTATGGTTGCTAACAAGGGTGTTAAAAACCTGCAATTCGGTACCGTCCGCAACATTGCCCTCGCCTGGGTCCTGACGCTCCCCGTCTCGATCCTGCTCTCCTTCACCCTCTACACTGTCTTCCGTTGGCTGATCTAA
- a CDS encoding CvpA family protein codes for MLIPLAWGVFNGYRKGLLVEVVAVIAFIVAMIVGFKFLAFGIELLSPYISREMARRLLPWLGFSVIFFPTVYMVNQMGFALRRSIKFSVLGTFDSVAGAAVGFFTWLFGISVILWLLSYMNVKLPPRHVDGALLYPYVRPIAPLVMERAAVWVPKGLDAGKKWKAENIKSERAEE; via the coding sequence ATGCTGATTCCCCTCGCGTGGGGTGTGTTCAACGGCTATCGGAAAGGGTTGCTGGTGGAGGTCGTGGCCGTTATTGCGTTTATCGTGGCCATGATTGTCGGGTTCAAGTTTCTGGCGTTTGGTATCGAACTACTCAGCCCGTATATCAGCCGTGAAATGGCCCGGCGACTGCTGCCGTGGCTGGGTTTCTCCGTCATCTTCTTTCCTACCGTGTATATGGTCAATCAGATGGGCTTTGCGCTGCGTCGGTCGATCAAGTTTTCGGTACTGGGCACGTTCGACAGCGTAGCCGGGGCCGCAGTTGGCTTCTTTACGTGGCTGTTTGGAATTAGTGTGATCCTCTGGCTGTTAAGCTATATGAACGTAAAACTTCCGCCCCGCCACGTCGACGGTGCGTTGCTTTACCCGTACGTCCGGCCAATTGCCCCCCTCGTCATGGAACGGGCCGCCGTATGGGTACCAAAGGGCCTCGACGCCGGGAAAAAGTGGAAGGCAGAAAATATAAAGAGCGAAAGAGCAGAAGAGTGA